The nucleotide sequence GCCAAGGGAGAGCCTGAAGAAAGGATTAAAGGCTTCAAGCTGGGGACAGACGATTATTTGGTGAAGCCATTCGAGCCAGTAGAGCTCGCACTGCGAGTAAAGGCGCTGCTTAAGCGCTATCGGATCTCGATATCGCAAACTGTCAAGCTCGGTGTTATTATTCTCGACAAAACCAAATATCAAATTCGTAATATGGACACAGGACTAACAGACTCTATTCCTCTGAAGGAATTTGAACTTCTATATATGCTAGCCGTCCATCCGGGACAGCTGTATACCAGAGACACTCTAATTCAGCACATATGGGGTTATGAATACGAAGGCGACGAACGGACGATTGATACGCATATTAAACGCCTGAGAGAGCGATTTGGCGAATACGAGTCTTATTTCAAAATTGTAACGCTCCGCGGTTTAGGGTATCGGCTTGAGGTGTATCATGATTAAATCGCTCTATTTCCGTATGATTTGTATTTTCCTTGGCTCTGTAATATTCAGTATCATCATCGG is from Candidatus Cohnella colombiensis and encodes:
- a CDS encoding response regulator transcription factor codes for the protein MATVLVVDDEKHIRELIRLYLEDEGMVVVEKSNGEEAWQYYHEHSVDLVVLDVMMPRMDGWELCSKLREAGDKPILMITAKGEPEERIKGFKLGTDDYLVKPFEPVELALRVKALLKRYRISISQTVKLGVIILDKTKYQIRNMDTGLTDSIPLKEFELLYMLAVHPGQLYTRDTLIQHIWGYEYEGDERTIDTHIKRLRERFGEYESYFKIVTLRGLGYRLEVYHD